A window of the Lactuca sativa cultivar Salinas chromosome 5, Lsat_Salinas_v11, whole genome shotgun sequence genome harbors these coding sequences:
- the LOC111887187 gene encoding nuclear pore complex protein NUP205, with product MVSAKQLLSTIESTLLGTTAPSASQRIELIHALRSSLSSLQSPLSISPPKPSDRAQVQSKEVRLPDSGSIPLDDQDVHIALKLSDDLHLNEIDCVQLLVSANQEWGLQGRTPLDILRLAGGLWYTERRDLITALYTLLRAIVLDQGLEADLQADILKYVEDLINGGLRQRLITLIKELNREEPAGVGGPNSERYILDSRGALVERRAVVCRERLILGHCLVLSLLVVRASPKDVKDIFSTLKDSAGDIGGSTDIVKNQIAYSLLFSLIISLISDALSASPERMSILSHDASFKHDFHETVMAIGNNQMIEGCMHCVRLAWAVHLMIILDVTDARETNNDVRNISSCLELVFSNNAFQFLLNSVLRTPAYQNDDEDMIYMYNAYLHKLITSFLSHPLARDKVKETKEKAMTALSPYKMSGSYDYVLDGNMPPQQVSESAPQTFVSLLEFVSEIYEKEPELLSGNDVLWTFVTFAGEDHTNFQTLVAFLKMLSTLASSEEGASKVYELLQGRTFRSISWATLFDCLSIYEEKFKQSLQNSGLILPEFQEGDAKALVAYLCVLRKVMENGNPIERKTWFPDIEPLFKLLSYENVPPYLKGALRDSISTFIHISPNLKDTVWGFLEQYDLPVVVAPQITHGSTSSTHIMTSQVYDMRFELNEVEARSEHYPSTISFLNLLNALIAEERDATDRGRRFIGIFRFIYDHVFGPFPQRAYADPSEKWQLVVACLQHFQMILSMYDIKDEDIDIVATQSHLVTPQSTPLQMQLPVIELLKDFMSGKTVFRNIMGILLPGVDSIIADRTNQTYGLLLEKSILLSLEIIILVLEKDSSVSDFWRPLYQPFDVILSQDHNQIVALLEYIRYDFHPQIQQRSIKIMSILSSRMVGLVPLLLKSNSSGLLVEDYAACLELRSEGCQIIENTSDDPGVLILQLLIDNISRPAPNITHFLLRFDLDSPVERTVLQPKFNYSCLKVILDILEMLPKPDVNAMLHEFGFQLLYELCSDPLTCGPTIDLLSTKKYQFFVKHLDNIGIAPLPKRNNTQPLRISSLHQRAWLLKLLALELHVGNVTTSNHREVCQNIVAHLFGESEYDIDHNILHITLEDPANRAIGRSKVLELLEIIQFRSPDTTMKHSEFLSHTKFGPVADDILGNPSTYEKGGVYYYSERGDRLIDLNAFRDTLWQKCNFENPQLSTFGSEAELEEVRNTVQQLLRWAWKHNKNLEEQAAQLHMLTGWAQIVEISASRKLSSMENRSEILFQLLDASLNASSSPDCSLKMAGMLTQVSITCMAKLRDERFINPSVLNSDTVTCLDVIMTRRMSNGACHSILYKIMMAILKHDTSEALRRRQYTLLLSYFQYCQHILDPDVPTTVLQSLLVEEQESGDLDLEKIDQDQAELARANLSILRKEAQSILDLAIKDATQGSESGKIMAFFVLDALICIDHEKFFLSQLQSRGFLRSSLMSISSVSYQDSTHSIDPLQRLCALEAHLALLLRISYKYGKAGAQILFTMGAFEHIASCLVHNMQIKGNSIRRFDTSFGKDSFADVHRQRMVVSPLLRLVFSLTSLVETSDFFEVKNKIVREVVDFVKGHQLLFDQVLRQDVSDADELAMEQMNLVVGILSKVWPYEEGGEYGFVQGLFGLMHTLFSRDSSFLSSAQSKQKKSELSVLRLCFSLSSYLYFLVKKKSLRLQVSNNSTNYNAPAGQQQPTLSLLGFLLNTVTTALENAAEEKSILLNKIQDINELARQEVDEIINMCALEGQVASSDNIQKRRYVAMVEMCRVAGNRDRLITLVLLLAENLLNIFFIHFQNSSLSDSNEDVKALTYGDVGEDLNTFCSKLVPILERLEVLREDKVGHNLKVFQRLVTSLKELTIQRLGF from the exons ATGGTGTCAGCTAAGCAACTCCTCTCTACCATCGAGTCCACGCTCTTGGGCACCACTGCCCCTTCGGCTTCGCAGAGGATTGAGCTCATCCACGCTCTTCGTTCTTCTCTGTCCTCTCTCCAGTCTCCCTTGTCAATTTCG CCTCCAAAGCCTTCTGACAGagcacaagttcaatccaaagaagTCAGGCTTCCTGATTCAGGATCAATCCCACTTGACGATCAAGATGTTCATATT GCTCTTAAGCTGAGTGATGATCTCCATCTCAATGAAATAGACTGTGTACAACTGCTTGTTTCCGCCAACCAAGAG TGGGGATTACAAGGGCGAACACCATTGGACATTCTAAGACTTGCAGGGGGACTTTGGTATACAGAGAGAAGAGATTTAATAACAGCACTTTATACACTCTTACGG GCAATTGTGCTTGATCAAGGACTTGAGGCGGATCTTCAAGCTGACATTTTGAAATATGTTGAAGATCTAATTAATGGTGGGCTTCGACAACGGCTGATTACTCTTATAAAG GAACTTAATCGAGAAGAGCCAGCTGGCGTTGGTGGGCCCAATTCAGAGCGTTATATTCTTGACTCACGAGGTGCTCTTGTGGAAAGGAGAGCTGTTGTTTGTAGGGAAAGACTTATTCTTGGACACTGTCTTGTTTTATCCCTGTTGGTTGTACGTGCAA GCccaaaagatgtaaaagatatcTTTTCAACTTTGAAAGATAGTGCAGGGGATATCGGTGGAAGTACTGACATTGTAAAGAACCAG ATTGCGTATAGCCTTCTTTTTTCTCTTATAATTTCTTTGATATCAGATGCTCTCAGTGCATCACCAGAGAGAATGTCTATCTTGTCACATGATGCTTCATTTAAGCACGATTTccatgaaact GTTATGGCTATTGGTAATAATCAGATGATTGAAGGGTGTATGCACTGTGTTAGACTTGCATGGGCTGTGCACTTGATGATTATACTAGATGTTACTGATGCAAGGGAGACAAATAATGATGTGAGAAACATTAGTTCTTGTTTGGAGCTTGTTTTCTCAAACAATGCTTTCCAGTTTTTGCTCAACTCAGTGCTTCGAACACCAGCTTATCAG AATGATGATGAGGATATGATCTACATGTATAACGCATACTTGCACAAGCTGATAACATCCTTTCTCTCTCACCCACTTGCTAGAGACAAG GTGAAAGAAACAAAGGAGAAGGCTATGACTGCTCTCAGTCCATACAAAATGTCTGGTTCATATGATTATGTTCTTGATGGCAACATGCCACCTCAGCAAGTTTCCGAATCTGCCCCTCAAACTTTTGTTTCTCTCCTGGAGTTTGTTAGTGAAATCTATGAG AAAGAACCTGAACTCTTATCTGGGAATGATGTTTTATGGACATTTGTAACGTTTGCTGGAGAGGATCACACTAATTTCCAGACACTTGTGGCATTCTTGAAAATGCTTAGTACACTG GCTTCAAGTGAAGAAGGTGcttcaaaagtttatgaattaCTACAAGGAAGAACATTCCGCTCCATTTCATGGGCCACTTTATTTGATTGTTTATCAATTTATGAAGAGAAATTCAAACAATCACTTCAAAATTCAGGGCTGATATTACCAGAATTTCAAGAAGGAGATGCAAAAGCACTTGTTGCTTATCTATGTGTTCTTCGCAAGGTTATGGAAAATGGAAACCCTATTGAAAGAAAGACATGGTTTCCTGATATTGAGCCATTATTTAAACTTCTAAGTTACGAAAATGTCCCTCCTTATCTCAAG GGTGCTTTGCGTGATTCGATATCAACTTTTATTCATATTTCACCAAATTTGAAAGATACTGTTTGGGGGTTTCTTGAGCAATATGATTTACCTGTAGTTGTTGCACCTCAAATTACACATGGTAGTACTAGTAGTACACATATAATGACTTCTCAGGTTTATGATATGAGATTTGAGTTGAATGAAGTGGAAGCAAGAAGTGAGCATTATCCATCAACAATCTCATTCCTTAATCTGTTAAATGCTCTTATTGCTGAAGAAAGGGATGCAACTGATAGGGGACGTAG GTTTATAGGCATCTTTCGGTTTATATATGATCATGTGTTTGGGCCATTTCCACAAAGGGCATATGCAGATCCTTCTGAGAAATGGCAATTAGTTGTTGCATGTCTCCAACATTTTCAGAT GATATTGAGTATGTATGACATAAAAGATGAAGATATTGACATTGTAGCCACTCAATCTCATCTTGTAACACCACAATCAACTCCACTCCAGATGCAACTTCCTGTCATAGAATTACTCAAG GACTTTATGAGTGGAAAAACCGTATTTCGAAATATTATGGGCATTCTTTTACCTGGAGTGGATTCCATAATTGCTGATCGAACCAATCAGACTTATGGTTTGCTTCTAGAAAAATCAATTCTTCTATCTCTTGAAATCATAATCCTTGTTTTGGAAAAAGATTCATCAGTTTCTGATTTTTGGAGACCCCTTTACCAG CCTTTTGATGTTATACTTTCTCAAGATCATAATCAGATTGTAGCTTTATTGGAATACATCAGATATGATTTCCACCCACAAATTCAACAACGCTCCATAAAAATAATGAGCATCTTAAG TTCTCGCATGGTTGGGCTTGTACCCTTACTACTGAAATCAAACTCTTCTGGTCTTCTTGTTGAAGATTATGCTGCTTGTTTGGAGCTAAGATCTGAAGGATGTCAGATCATAGAAAACACATCTGATGATCCTGGTGTCCTTATATTGCaa CTTTTAATTGATAACATTAGTCGCCCAGCTCCTAACATAACACATTTCCTTCTGAGATTTGATCTTGATTCACCTGTAGAGAGGACAGTGTTACAACCAAAGTTTAACTACAG TTGTTTGAAGGTTATTCTTGATATTCTGGAAATGCTACCAAAGCCTGATGTCAATGCAATGCTTCATGAATTCGGATTCCAG CTGCTTTATGAATTATGTTCGGATCCTCTTACATGTGGGCCCACCATTGATCTGCTTAGTACCAAAAAGTATCAGTTTTTTGTCAAG CATCTGGATAACATTGGTATTGCACCACTACCAAAAAGAAACAACACTCAGCCACTTCGAATTAGCTCTCTTCATCAG AGAGCTTGGCTTTTGAAGCTTTTAGCCTTGGAATTACATGTTGGAAATGTGACTACTTCCAATCATCGAGAAGTGTGTCAAAACATTGTTGCTCATCTGTTTGGAGAAAGTGAATATGATATTGATCATAATATTCTTCATATTACTCTTGAAGATCCTGCAAACAGAGCCATTGGTAGGAGCaag GTGTTAGAGTTGCTTGAAATAATCCAGTTTAGGTCTCCAGATACAACAATGAAGCATTCTGAGTTTCTTTCTCACACAAAATTTGGACCGGTG GCTGATGATATACTTGGGAATCCATCTACCTATGAAAAGGGAGGTGTGTATTACTACTCAGAACGAGGGGATCGATTGATTGACCTAAATGCATTTCGTGACACCCTTTGGCAG AAGTGCAATTTTGAGAATCCACAGCTGAGTACTTTTGGGAGTGAAGCTGAACTTGAAGAAGTAAGAAATACTGTTCAGCAGCTtctgagatgggcatggaaacaCAACAAGAACCTTGAAGAACAAGCTGCTCAACTCCATATGTTAACTGGATGGGCACAAATTGTTGag ATTTCAGCTTCAAGAAAGTTATCCTCTATGGAAAATCGATCAGAAATATTATTTCA GTTGCTTGATGCATCTTTAAATGCTTCTAGCTCTCCAGATTGTTCGTTAAAGATGGCAGGAATGTTAACTCAg GTTTCAATTACATGCATGGCTAAACTACGGGATGAGAGGTTTATTAACCCAAGTGTGTTGAACTCGGATACTGTGACATGTCTTGATGTTATTATGACAAGGCGAATGTCAAATGGTGCATGTCACTCTATCCTCTATAAGATTATGATGGCAATTCTCAAACATGACACATCAGAAGCATTGAGGAGAAG GCAATACACTTTGCTTTTAAGCTACTTCCAATATTGTCAGCACATACTGGATCCAGATGTTCCTACTACTGTTCTTCAATCTTTGTTAGTTGAAGAACAAGAAAGTGGTGATTTGGATCTTGAGAAG ATTGACCAGGATCAGGCTGAGCTGGCACGTGCAAACTTATCTATCCTAAGAAAAGAAGCTCAATCAATTCTAGATTTG GCCATAAAAGATGCAACTCAAGGCAGTGAGTCAGGAAAAATAATGGCTTTCTTTGTTCTGGATGCATTAATATGCATTGATCATGAAAAGTTTTTCTTAAGTCAACTTCAAAGCAGAGGCTTTTTGAGGTCTTCTCTCATGAGTATCAGCAGTGTTTCATATCAG gatagcacacattccatagATCCATTACAACGACTGTGTGCTCTTGAGGCACACCTTGCCTTACTATTAAGAATCAGCTACAAATATGGTAAAGCTGGAGCTCAGATTCTTTTCACCATGGGTGCATTTGAGCATATTGCATCATGCTTGGTACACAACATGCAGATCAAG GGGAACAGCATAAGACGTTTTGACACTAGTTTTGGGAAAGATTCCTTTGCTGATGTTCATAGACAAAGAATGGTTGTTTCTCCATTACTGAGATTGGTTTTCTCTTTGACCTCATTGGTTGAAACATCTGACTTTTTCGAG GTGAAGAATAAAATTGTTCGTGAAGTAGTGGATTTTGTGAAAGGTCATCAGTTACTTTTTGATCAAGTTCTTCGGCAAGATGTTTCTGATGCTGATGAATTGGCAATGGAACAAATGAATCTTGTTGTTGGCATACTCAGCAAG GTTTGGCCATATGAGGAAGGTGGAGAGTATGGATTTGTTCAAGGCCTTTTTGGATTGATGCACACTCTTTTTTCACGTGACTCATCGTTTCTCTCTTCAGCTCAATCA AAACAGAAGAAATCAGAATTGAGTGTGTTACGTCTGTGCTTTAGCCTGAGCTCTTATCTCTATTTTCTTGTCAAAAAGAAATCTTTGAGACTTCAG GTTTCCAACAATTCGACCAATTATAATGCGCCAGCTGGACAGCAGCAACCGACATTAAGCCTACTTGGTTTTCTTCTCAACACGGTGACCACAGCCCTTGAAAATGCTGCAGAGGAAAAATCTATATTGCTTAACAAG ATTCAAGATATAAACGAATTAGCACGACAAGAAGTGGATGAAATCATTAACATGtgtgctcttgaaggtcaagTTGCATCCTCAGACAATATTCAGAAAAG GAGATATgttgcaatggtggaaatgtgcAGGGTAGCAGGAAACAGGGATCGCCTTATAACTCTTGTGCTTCTACTTGCAGAAAACTTGCTCAACATTTTCTTCATCCATTTTCAAAACAG CTCTCTATCTGATTCCAATGAAGATGTTAAGGCACTTACATATGGAGACGTTGGAGAAGACCTAAatacattttgttcaaaactGGTTCCAATTTTAGAAAGACTTGAAGTGCTAAGAGag GATAAGGTGGGTCATAACCTGAAGGTGTTCCAGAGATTAGTTACCTCTCTCAAGGAATTGACGATTCAAAGATTAGGATTCTGA